The DNA sequence AAAGTATAATTAAACTGGACGCTTAAAACCTGAGGAATACTTAAACCACTCATATCAGCAATGATGCCATTATGAGAAGTTCCAGGGCTTAAAGCACTTCCTAAGGTTCCACTTACTACAGCAGTTGCCGCCATAGCAGGTTTTATCCCAGAAGCCATCAATAAAGGGATCAAGGTTGCCCCAACAGCCGCAGAACAACCTGCTGCAGAAGGAATAGCTATAGAAATAAAAAAAGTTATTATAAAAGCAATAGGAATTAAGAAAAAACCTAAATTCTTTAAAGGAGCAGTGAGTAATCGGACTAAATGAGCATCACATTGGGTAAATTTCATTACAAAAGCAAAGCCCATACTAGCACAAATAGCTTTAAGTAAAGAAGCTTGAGTCATTGAAAAAGTAAAAGCATTTAAAGCATCAATTGGTTTTAAAGAAACTAAGCAAAGAATAAAACCAACACCAAATAAAGTAGTTTTTGTTTCAGCTTTTTTAATAAGTAAAATAATAGTAACTAAAGTTCCTATAGCTGCTAATATCAGATAAAAATCATGCATTTTATTTTCCTTTAATAAAGATACTCTTGATCAAGATTTAAAGTTGTGCTTTTCATAGGATATTCAAATTTAAGTACTGAATTATGTCCTAGAATTTTGATTTTATCATCTTTTATTCTAAGGGCTGATCCTTCTGGTATAGCGTAAATTGTTTCTTTAGGATTGGCAATAAGAAATTCTTCCAAGCGTTCTTCGCGGCTTTCTCCATTATGTCCTTGAATTTTTCCACTGATAAAATGAGGATTGATTTGATGAGGAAAGAGATTGAGCGCATCAAAGCTTTTAGGCATAATAATAGGCATATCATTGGTTGTTTTTATGCTTTTTCCTGCTATATTAGAACCTGCACTCCAACCTATATAGCACGCTCCTTCTTTGATACGTTGAGTTAAACAATTTAGAAGATCATATTTGTAAAGTTTATATAAAAGCATAAAAGTATTTCCGCCACCTACTAAGATAACTTTGGCTTTTGAAATAGCTTCTTGGGGATTATTAGAATGATGAATTGAGATAATATTTTCTTTATTTAAACTTTCTTTTACTTTTTTTTCATATTCTTCGTTAGTTCTTCTTACTCCAGCATAAGGGATAAATAAGATTGGATCTTGTTTAACATCGCATTCTTCTAAAAAATTTTCTATAAGATTTTTAGCATGAGTTAAATAACCCGTTTCTTTGTAGCTTGAACTGCTTAAAAGTAAAATATTTAACATAAGAATTTCCTTTTTAAGATAATTTTTTGGCAATTATATCAAAAATCATTGTTTTTAAAAAAATATATTGTTTTAAAATTTTTACTTTATTTATAATTTAAATAAAAAATTAATTCTTAATTTACCTAAAAAGGTAAATTAATTAAGAGGAGTAGCTTCTACTATAGCAGGGGTAAAGAACATTAATTGAGATGGATCGATAAAAAATCCAGGACCAATGATACATTTTTTAATTCCTATGCGTTTTTCTAAAGCAACTTGAGGATTATAAAAAGTTGACATACATTCAACCCCGCCTAAAACTAAAGAACGAATTTGCAAAGCTGAACTTGTTGTAGGCATGATAGAAAAAACAGTTTCTAATTTTTCATCTTCTAAATCTTTTTTACAAGATTTAGCATCAAAAAAGCCACTTTCTAAGATGGCTAAGCAAATATCATCATCATTTGGATTAACAAATTGTACATATCCAAAAGGAAGTTTATCGGCTAAAGTGTCTTTTGCTTTTAATTTATCGCTTAAGATAATCTCTCTTAAAACCCAATTTTGATCAGTTAAATCTTGTGAACTTTCTCTAAAAACACTGACTGAAATACCTGTATCTAGTGACCTTATTGCAAACATAGGTGTGTAATCAGGTAAGTCTCCTTTGGGTTCAATACCAAAAGCTAAGCTCATTAATGCGGCACATAAAATTAAAATTTTTTTCATTTAA is a window from the Campylobacter sp. RM10537 genome containing:
- the pepE gene encoding dipeptidase PepE, with amino-acid sequence MLNILLLSSSSYKETGYLTHAKNLIENFLEECDVKQDPILFIPYAGVRRTNEEYEKKVKESLNKENIISIHHSNNPQEAISKAKVILVGGGNTFMLLYKLYKYDLLNCLTQRIKEGACYIGWSAGSNIAGKSIKTTNDMPIIMPKSFDALNLFPHQINPHFISGKIQGHNGESREERLEEFLIANPKETIYAIPEGSALRIKDDKIKILGHNSVLKFEYPMKSTTLNLDQEYLY
- a CDS encoding cytolethal distending toxin subunit A encodes the protein MKKILILCAALMSLAFGIEPKGDLPDYTPMFAIRSLDTGISVSVFRESSQDLTDQNWVLREIILSDKLKAKDTLADKLPFGYVQFVNPNDDDICLAILESGFFDAKSCKKDLEDEKLETVFSIMPTTSSALQIRSLVLGGVECMSTFYNPQVALEKRIGIKKCIIGPGFFIDPSQLMFFTPAIVEATPLN